The following coding sequences are from one Candidatus Thermoplasmatota archaeon window:
- a CDS encoding zinc ribbon domain-containing protein, with amino-acid sequence MASTKCPKCAAPVPFDTGVKFVKCPYCSSQIYIDRTGAGFYYALPFMVTESDSVGMFKRWAAGSTKAKDLDKLAQLAGVKRQYFPVYMFKRDVNGVEQVLIETAGSTTLPGLHNLKVPAGDLKVFDAAFDTQGAELVKPDIEMTSYLSTLPGKPKEQALVYFPIWKIDYVFNQKKYGVVIDASSGEVFSAEFPTRSSMAYMAVAFIGFLAFIGEGLLATSSLVAGAGLMVVTVIGVFAAALYVSRRM; translated from the coding sequence TTGGCATCTACCAAATGTCCGAAGTGCGCAGCCCCAGTGCCGTTCGACACAGGGGTAAAGTTCGTCAAATGTCCGTACTGTAGCTCGCAGATATACATCGACAGAACGGGGGCGGGTTTCTACTATGCCCTCCCGTTCATGGTCACCGAGAGCGACTCGGTCGGCATGTTCAAACGCTGGGCGGCCGGGTCCACCAAGGCAAAGGATCTGGACAAGCTCGCTCAGCTAGCGGGAGTCAAGAGGCAATACTTCCCAGTCTACATGTTCAAGAGGGATGTGAACGGGGTCGAGCAGGTCCTCATAGAGACCGCAGGATCGACGACTCTCCCAGGCTTGCACAACCTCAAGGTTCCTGCAGGCGACTTGAAGGTCTTCGACGCCGCCTTCGATACCCAGGGCGCGGAACTGGTCAAGCCTGACATCGAGATGACGTCGTACCTCAGCACGCTTCCGGGGAAGCCCAAGGAGCAGGCCCTGGTCTACTTCCCGATATGGAAGATAGACTATGTTTTCAACCAGAAGAAATATGGAGTGGTCATCGACGCATCGTCTGGCGAAGTATTTTCCGCAGAATTCCCCACAAGGAGCTCGATGGCGTACATGGCAGTCGCATTCATCGGTTTCTTGGCCTTCATAGGCGAGGGTCTGCTCGCCACGAGCTCGCTCGTTGCGGGTGCAGGTCTGATGGTCGTGACGGTGATAGGCGTGTTTGCGGCAGCGCTGTATGTTTCGAGGAGGATGTGA